From Herbiconiux flava, one genomic window encodes:
- a CDS encoding NUDIX hydrolase, which translates to MSADVETVVHVTPDAAWLPRFGRAEVIRRSTPPTPMCVARLLIRRTDQVFCVTRPDTGRLDLPMRVIERDDPSGQLGITALAEQITGDGSGLVFVGAVRNVVDSPSDDYAWPTPLAHFGVWTSESHPTVEGSWVSIGNDSPLRDRHWFPLVL; encoded by the coding sequence GTGAGTGCTGACGTCGAGACGGTCGTTCACGTCACCCCCGACGCCGCGTGGCTTCCGCGCTTCGGGCGGGCCGAGGTCATCCGGCGGTCCACGCCACCCACGCCGATGTGCGTCGCCAGGCTGCTGATCCGCCGAACCGACCAGGTCTTCTGCGTGACCCGGCCGGACACCGGGCGGCTCGACCTCCCGATGCGCGTGATCGAGCGCGACGATCCGAGCGGCCAGCTCGGGATCACCGCCCTCGCGGAGCAGATCACCGGCGACGGGAGCGGTCTCGTCTTCGTGGGGGCTGTGCGCAACGTGGTCGACTCGCCGTCCGACGACTACGCCTGGCCGACGCCGCTCGCGCACTTCGGGGTGTGGACCTCGGAGAGCCACCCCACCGTCGAAGGCAGTTGGGTGAGCATCGGCAACGACTCCCCACTTCGCGATCGGCACTGGTTCCCGCTCGTCCTGTGA
- a CDS encoding alpha/beta fold hydrolase, whose amino-acid sequence MTEFTQSSTGDTVAFDRYGEGTGPAIVFIAGAGPTRAGDHVTTETAQLVAAEGVSTLVFDRLGRGESAAEGVLDLDRELEAVRAAIAAATGSEDGRAVLVGHSSGCSIALAATVRGLPVSGLVLWEAPLSESAADTAEWSDGFEALLDAGEDERAKEHYMRDMPPEFLAGAKASPAWPAIVANARTERADGQSMKWANAALEGEGFPGIDVPVLAVYGTQTFPQMPLAAARIASAIPGAQEKAVEGAMHSWQPAAMAAELVAFARALP is encoded by the coding sequence ATGACCGAGTTCACCCAGAGCAGCACGGGCGACACCGTCGCGTTCGATCGGTACGGCGAGGGCACCGGGCCCGCGATCGTCTTCATCGCCGGGGCCGGCCCGACGCGGGCGGGCGACCACGTGACGACCGAGACCGCCCAGCTCGTGGCCGCCGAGGGCGTGTCGACACTCGTGTTCGACCGGCTGGGGCGCGGCGAGAGCGCCGCCGAGGGCGTGCTCGACCTCGACCGCGAGCTCGAGGCGGTGCGGGCGGCGATCGCGGCGGCCACGGGGTCGGAAGACGGCCGAGCGGTGCTCGTCGGCCACTCCTCGGGCTGCTCGATCGCCCTCGCCGCGACGGTGCGCGGCCTGCCGGTGAGCGGGCTCGTGCTCTGGGAGGCGCCGCTCAGCGAGTCGGCGGCCGACACGGCCGAGTGGAGCGACGGCTTCGAGGCGCTGCTCGACGCGGGCGAGGACGAGCGGGCGAAGGAGCACTACATGCGCGACATGCCGCCCGAGTTCCTCGCCGGCGCGAAGGCGTCGCCGGCGTGGCCCGCCATCGTGGCCAACGCGCGCACCGAGCGGGCCGACGGGCAGTCGATGAAGTGGGCGAACGCGGCGCTCGAGGGCGAGGGCTTCCCCGGGATCGACGTGCCGGTGCTCGCGGTCTACGGCACGCAGACGTTCCCCCAGATGCCCCTCGCGGCGGCGCGCATCGCCTCCGCGATCCCGGGCGCGCAGGAGAAGGCCGTCGAGGGCGCGATGCACTCGTGGCAGCCGGCCGCGATGGCCGCCGAGCTCGTGGCCTTCGCCCGCGCGCTGCCCTGA
- a CDS encoding thioredoxin domain-containing protein — MTNRLGDAISPYLRSHADNPVDWYPWGEEAFAAARERDVPVLVSIGYSTCHWCHVMARESFSDPALAAYLNERFVAIKVDREEHPEVDSAYLAAAGAFTQNLGWPLNVFVTPSGQAFHAGTYSPPVPVDGHPAFSQVLAAVDDAWTTRRAEVERSAAGLAEMLAEGQQRLRGRGAVPLEEGDAAPVSASQLTAVVAELGQYEDAQHGGFGGAPKFPVAPVLRFLLEVAADSGDAATEAGALATRTLHAMAESPLRDPVEGGFFRYATKRDWSEPHYERMLYDNALLLDALTGAWASAPHELWARDAALGVAGFLTDVMQLPSGGFASAQDSESTVDGHRVEGGYYALDAEARARQTPPALDEKVLTGWNGLAIGALAQAALVFDRPELALAAQHAADHLLEAHVTSAAGEPPRLLRASIDGRASTAVATLEDYGMLAEGLLRLAATTGSARYATAGRMLVDAVLTEHPTGPVFAVPGGGDPILGAQGLASELDPSEGAYPSGNSAAASAALLLHALTADARYRAAALRAVAPLAADAVAQPIAFGATLDLLTRLSRPAEQLVLVTPSPADPLDRAAAPDAHADARPDDLAARVRTWRGAVVARATDEQAHLLAAAGFELFADRTTRAGLPTAYLCRDFVCRLPVTDPAALARD, encoded by the coding sequence ATGACGAATCGACTCGGAGACGCGATCAGCCCGTACCTGCGCTCGCACGCCGACAATCCGGTCGACTGGTACCCGTGGGGCGAGGAGGCGTTCGCCGCTGCCCGCGAGCGGGACGTGCCCGTGCTCGTCTCGATCGGGTACTCGACCTGCCACTGGTGCCACGTGATGGCCCGCGAGAGCTTCAGCGACCCGGCGCTCGCCGCCTACCTGAACGAGCGGTTCGTGGCGATCAAGGTCGATCGGGAGGAGCATCCGGAGGTCGACTCGGCGTACCTCGCCGCCGCCGGGGCGTTCACGCAGAACCTGGGCTGGCCGCTGAACGTCTTCGTCACGCCGTCGGGGCAGGCGTTCCACGCCGGGACGTACTCGCCGCCCGTGCCGGTGGACGGGCATCCGGCGTTCTCGCAGGTGCTCGCCGCGGTCGATGACGCGTGGACCACCCGCCGCGCCGAGGTCGAGCGTTCGGCCGCGGGGCTCGCCGAGATGCTCGCCGAGGGGCAGCAGCGGCTGCGCGGGCGGGGCGCGGTGCCGCTCGAGGAGGGCGACGCGGCACCGGTCTCGGCGTCGCAGCTGACGGCCGTCGTCGCCGAGCTCGGCCAGTACGAGGATGCTCAGCACGGTGGCTTCGGCGGTGCGCCGAAGTTCCCCGTGGCGCCCGTGCTGCGGTTCCTGCTCGAGGTGGCGGCGGATTCCGGCGACGCGGCCACCGAAGCGGGTGCCCTCGCGACGCGCACCCTCCACGCCATGGCGGAGTCGCCGCTGCGCGACCCCGTCGAAGGGGGGTTCTTCCGCTACGCGACCAAGCGCGACTGGAGCGAGCCCCACTACGAGCGGATGCTCTACGACAACGCCCTCCTGCTCGACGCCCTGACCGGGGCGTGGGCGTCGGCCCCGCACGAGCTGTGGGCGCGCGACGCCGCGCTCGGTGTCGCCGGGTTCCTCACCGACGTGATGCAGCTGCCCTCCGGCGGATTCGCCTCGGCCCAGGACTCCGAGAGCACCGTCGACGGCCACCGCGTCGAGGGCGGCTACTACGCGCTCGACGCCGAGGCCCGAGCCCGTCAGACCCCGCCCGCCCTCGACGAGAAGGTGCTCACCGGCTGGAACGGCCTCGCCATCGGCGCGCTCGCCCAGGCCGCCCTCGTCTTCGACCGCCCCGAGCTCGCCCTCGCCGCCCAGCACGCGGCCGACCACCTGCTCGAGGCGCACGTCACCTCGGCCGCCGGGGAACCGCCGCGGCTCCTGCGCGCCTCGATCGACGGCCGCGCGTCCACGGCGGTCGCCACGCTCGAGGACTACGGCATGCTCGCCGAGGGCCTCCTCCGCCTGGCCGCCACCACCGGTTCGGCGCGCTACGCGACGGCGGGCCGGATGCTCGTGGACGCCGTCCTGACGGAGCACCCGACCGGGCCCGTGTTCGCCGTGCCCGGCGGCGGCGACCCGATCCTCGGCGCCCAGGGCCTGGCGAGCGAGCTCGACCCCTCGGAGGGCGCCTACCCCTCCGGCAACTCCGCCGCCGCCTCCGCGGCGCTCCTCCTGCACGCCCTCACGGCCGACGCGCGCTACCGCGCCGCGGCTCTCCGCGCGGTAGCGCCCCTGGCGGCGGACGCCGTCGCGCAGCCGATCGCCTTCGGCGCCACCCTCGATCTCCTCACCCGCCTCTCCCGCCCTGCCGAGCAGCTCGTCCTCGTCACCCCGTCCCCGGCCGACCCCCTCGACCGCGCAGCAGCACCCGACGCCCACGCGGATGCCCGGCCCGACGACCTCGCCGCCCGCGTCCGCACCTGGCGCGGAGCCGTCGTCGCCCGCGCGACCGACGAGCAGGCGCACCTCCTGGCCGCCGCCGGCTTCGAGCTCTTCGCCGACCGCACCACCCGCGCCGGCCTGCCGACGGCCTACCTCTGCCGCGACTTCGTCTGCCGCCTCCCGGTGACCGACCCGGCGGCCCTCGCCCGCGACTGA
- a CDS encoding aldo/keto reductase, protein MTASPTLLLNDGAAMPQLGLGVYKTTDDEAASAVSFALRHGYRLIDTASMYHNEQGVGEGVRASGIDRSEVFVTTKVWFTDNGYDETLRAFDESMRMLGLDHLDLYLIHWPAPLRDRYVEAWRALIALRDSGRVRSIGVANFHPSHLTRIVEETGIVPAVNQVELHPRLPQTALRAFDAAHGVVTQSWSPLARGGLIADPVLARLAAKHGRSPAQIVLRWHVQLGLSVIPKSVTPARIVENLDVFDFTLDESDLAAIASLETGERTGVDPNDRN, encoded by the coding sequence GTGACCGCCTCTCCCACGCTCCTTCTGAACGACGGCGCCGCCATGCCGCAGCTCGGCCTCGGCGTCTACAAGACGACCGACGACGAGGCCGCCTCCGCCGTCTCGTTCGCCCTCCGCCACGGTTACCGCCTGATCGACACCGCCTCGATGTACCACAACGAGCAGGGCGTCGGCGAGGGGGTGCGAGCATCCGGAATCGACCGCTCGGAGGTCTTCGTCACCACGAAGGTGTGGTTCACCGACAACGGCTACGACGAGACCCTGCGCGCCTTCGACGAGTCGATGCGGATGCTCGGCCTCGACCACCTCGACCTCTACCTGATCCACTGGCCGGCCCCGCTCCGCGACCGGTACGTCGAGGCCTGGCGGGCGCTGATCGCCCTGCGCGACTCGGGGCGCGTGCGCTCGATCGGCGTCGCGAACTTCCACCCCTCGCACCTCACCCGGATCGTCGAGGAGACCGGTATCGTCCCCGCCGTCAACCAGGTGGAGCTGCACCCGCGGCTGCCGCAGACGGCGCTCCGGGCCTTCGACGCTGCGCACGGGGTGGTCACGCAGTCGTGGTCGCCGCTCGCGCGCGGCGGTCTGATCGCCGATCCCGTGCTGGCCCGCCTCGCGGCGAAGCACGGGCGGAGCCCTGCGCAGATCGTGCTGCGCTGGCACGTGCAGCTCGGTCTCTCGGTCATCCCGAAGTCGGTGACGCCGGCGCGTATCGTCGAGAACCTCGACGTGTTCGACTTCACCCTCGACGAGTCCGACCTCGCGGCCATCGCCTCCCTCGAGACGGGCGAGCGCACCGGCGTCGACCCGAACGACCGCAACTGA
- a CDS encoding DUF1684 domain-containing protein — MTDRNTDSPASYPSEFEQALASWHEARLRLVTAPQGIAALVGTHWLTPGAEPVAIEGLDGTWRVEDGDIVGDDLTIEEGSEVLLGSRVLRHFRRDDEVALRVLDAEAPTRASVAGIDAYLPDEAWVLTGRFDAADEGATIDVEEIDGYTETSTLAGTVTVTIGGEEVSLIATGPLTGMQVVFADATSGTESYRFRFLKLRADGGTGPIEVDFNRAYLPPCAFADFYVCPLPPAQNRLTVPVRAGEKQVARR; from the coding sequence GTGACCGACCGGAACACCGACAGCCCCGCCTCCTACCCGTCCGAGTTCGAGCAGGCGCTCGCCTCCTGGCACGAGGCCCGGCTGCGGCTCGTGACAGCCCCGCAGGGCATCGCCGCCCTGGTCGGTACGCACTGGCTCACACCCGGCGCGGAGCCGGTCGCGATCGAGGGGCTCGACGGCACGTGGCGCGTCGAGGACGGCGACATCGTCGGTGACGACCTGACGATCGAGGAGGGCAGCGAGGTGCTCCTCGGGTCCCGCGTGCTGCGGCACTTCCGCCGCGACGACGAGGTGGCGCTGCGGGTTCTCGATGCCGAGGCGCCCACCCGTGCATCCGTCGCCGGCATCGACGCGTACCTGCCCGATGAGGCATGGGTTCTGACCGGGCGCTTCGACGCCGCCGACGAGGGCGCCACGATCGACGTCGAGGAGATCGACGGGTACACCGAGACGAGCACGCTGGCCGGCACGGTGACCGTCACGATCGGCGGTGAGGAGGTCTCGCTGATCGCCACGGGGCCGCTGACCGGCATGCAGGTCGTGTTCGCCGACGCGACGAGCGGCACCGAGAGCTACCGCTTCCGCTTCCTCAAGCTGCGAGCGGATGGCGGCACCGGCCCGATCGAGGTCGACTTCAACCGCGCCTATCTGCCGCCGTGCGCGTTCGCCGACTTCTACGTCTGCCCCCTCCCGCCCGCGCAGAACCGCCTCACGGTGCCCGTGCGCGCGGGCGAGAAGCAGGTCGCCCGCCGCTGA
- a CDS encoding MFS transporter, protein MSSYRDLLKTRGVARIIAAQLTARFPNGMLSLAFLLHIEHTYDSYGVAGLVLAALSIGQAIAGPLTSRLMGRWGMRPVILTAMIICALAISTIALFPLGIAADMVIALIAGLSTPPIQPAVRTIYPKMVNSSQLTPLFSLDASAQEIIWVLGPVIVTFVSIQIGTVWGIMLAVAFLIGGGIWFLTSPELGRVRIPRSKRKLGVVLKKPPVMLATVVGFLLVAACAAIEAGVVSTFGEGGAEAGIVLAIFAVGSLVGGLSLGHKPIGPWALARRMAIVFVGTAIAAAWLNIWWLAVFLFVAGIGIAPALAVMFAIVSASVRFSDTAEAYGWVGTGQLIGAAVGSALAGFLIDGIGAVGAFLVAAVLALLGFLVPLLGKRFHPDLRGRDASPLPDTEPVATITG, encoded by the coding sequence ATGAGCAGCTACCGGGACCTCCTGAAGACGCGCGGAGTCGCGCGCATCATCGCGGCCCAGCTGACCGCTCGTTTCCCGAACGGGATGCTGTCGCTGGCGTTCCTGCTGCACATCGAGCACACCTACGACTCCTACGGGGTGGCGGGTCTCGTGCTCGCCGCGCTGAGCATCGGCCAGGCGATCGCGGGGCCGCTGACGAGTCGCCTGATGGGGCGCTGGGGGATGCGCCCGGTCATCCTCACGGCCATGATCATCTGCGCCCTCGCCATCTCGACCATCGCGCTCTTCCCGCTCGGCATCGCCGCCGACATGGTCATCGCGCTGATCGCGGGGCTCAGCACCCCGCCCATCCAGCCCGCCGTCCGCACCATCTACCCGAAGATGGTGAACTCCTCGCAGCTCACCCCGCTGTTCTCGCTCGACGCGTCGGCGCAGGAGATCATCTGGGTGCTCGGTCCGGTCATCGTCACGTTCGTGTCGATCCAGATCGGCACCGTCTGGGGCATCATGCTCGCGGTGGCGTTCCTGATCGGCGGCGGCATCTGGTTCCTCACCAGCCCCGAGCTGGGCCGGGTGCGCATCCCGCGCTCGAAGCGCAAGCTCGGTGTGGTGCTGAAGAAGCCCCCGGTGATGCTCGCGACCGTCGTCGGCTTCCTGCTCGTCGCCGCCTGCGCGGCCATCGAGGCGGGGGTCGTCTCGACCTTCGGCGAGGGCGGCGCCGAGGCCGGCATCGTGCTGGCGATCTTCGCGGTCGGCTCGCTCGTCGGCGGGCTCTCGCTCGGCCACAAGCCGATCGGCCCGTGGGCGCTCGCCCGGCGGATGGCGATCGTCTTCGTCGGCACGGCCATCGCCGCCGCCTGGCTCAACATCTGGTGGCTGGCGGTCTTCCTGTTCGTCGCGGGCATCGGCATCGCGCCGGCCCTCGCGGTGATGTTCGCCATCGTCTCGGCGAGCGTGCGCTTCAGCGACACCGCCGAGGCCTACGGCTGGGTCGGCACCGGCCAGCTGATCGGCGCGGCCGTCGGCTCGGCGCTGGCCGGCTTCCTGATCGACGGCATCGGCGCGGTCGGCGCCTTCCTCGTGGCGGCGGTCCTGGCCCTGCTCGGGTTCCTGGTGCCGCTGCTCGGCAAGCGGTTCCATCCCGACCTGCGAGGCCGCGACGCGAGCCCGCTGCCCGACACCGAGCCCGTCGCGACGATCACGGGCTGA
- the hrpA gene encoding ATP-dependent RNA helicase HrpA, whose translation MSAAPLRIVFPPELPVSQKRDDIARAIEAHQVVIVAGETGSGKTTQLPKICLELGRQNIGHTQPRRLAARTIAERIAEELGQEVGGLVGYQVRFTDRASKETRIKLMTDGILLNEMNHDRLLSRYDTIIIDEAHERSLNIDFLLGYLKQLLPRRPDLKLIITSATIDPESFARHFAEPDGTPAPIVEVSGRTFPVEVRYRPLAPDAPADDPADDDYDDADEGAAPERGRPTKPRAGRGDDRPAEPKDLFEAIGEALDELAREKPGDVLVFLSGENEIRDAEESLRGKFAATGGAGQTEVLPLYGRLSAAEQHRVFQRSSTPGIRRRVVLATNVAETSLTVPGIKYVIDAGTARISRYSVRSKVQRLPIEPISQASANQRSGRSGRTSDGIAIRLYSEEDYARRPEFTDPEILRTNLAAVILQMISLGLGDIASFPFLQPPDSRGVKDGLDLLSELGAVRSTAKGGSPAGRQTDGAAAASESGTLRADHVKRDPAPRLTAIGRDLARLPIEPRFARMVVESKQTNTSREVLAIVAGLTIQDPRERPLEKRGRADELHARFADQTSDFLTLLNLWNYLEEKQRELGSSAFRRLCKAEFLNYLRIREWQDVYRQLRQLAKPLGLEIGEPSVNPDGIHRSILSGLLSQIGLRDQVKRDYLGARQTRFSIFPGSALAKKQPAAVMSAELVETSRLFARMNAAIDPGWAETLAGDLVKRSYSEPHWEKKQGAAVAYERVTLFGVPIVVHRRVQFARIDPEYARELFIRHALVEGEWESQQAFDRANRAFRRDLEQLEERSRRRDILLDDEAVFEFYQARIPRDVVSQRSFEGWWKKARHDDPELLTMTVETLLPEGAPDVDESQFPAEWHQGDQRLALSYRFEPGAADDGVTATVPLALLPRLKPEGFEAQVPGLRRDLVTALIRSMPKRLRVNFVPATDWAGRLLDELGQDAGDDFPARLAALMSKLAHTPVTAADFDRSKLPEHLRVTFRVVDERGRTVGASKDLVELQRTLSDAARASISRAVRQVPDARPAGSPRGDVRGAAEGVRRGSGPDAVAAASGPGAPTSAGDAAGAFRERSQLTSWSFGTLPHHVDTRQHGGVIRAYPALVDEKAGVAIRLMATPEEQARETPAGIRRLLLLAVPSPASYVREHLTQNEKLLLATSPYQNVNALFDDAMQACADEALTALHPDGLVWTSEEFDAVRDRLSKAVLPLLDQTVATVVRILGGVRDVEKAIKSVTSMALLPAIADAREQLAALVRPGFVSATGLARLGHLPRYLAAIVYRLEKLPDNPARDRAWMTEVQTATARLIDAGGRIPLAPHSPPRLVRARWLIEELRVGLFAQPLGTVEPASLQRVTKLLAAP comes from the coding sequence ATGTCTGCCGCCCCCCTGCGCATCGTCTTCCCCCCAGAGCTGCCCGTCAGCCAGAAGCGGGACGACATCGCGCGCGCCATCGAGGCCCACCAGGTCGTGATCGTCGCCGGCGAGACCGGATCGGGCAAGACCACCCAGCTCCCCAAGATCTGCCTGGAGCTCGGCCGCCAGAACATCGGTCACACCCAGCCCCGCCGCCTCGCCGCCCGCACCATCGCCGAGCGCATCGCCGAGGAGCTCGGCCAGGAGGTCGGCGGCCTCGTCGGCTACCAGGTGCGCTTCACCGACCGCGCGAGCAAGGAGACGCGCATCAAGCTGATGACCGACGGCATCCTGCTGAACGAGATGAACCACGACCGGCTGCTCAGCCGCTACGACACGATCATCATCGACGAGGCCCACGAGCGCAGCCTCAACATCGACTTCCTGCTCGGCTACCTCAAGCAGCTGCTCCCCCGGCGCCCCGACCTCAAGCTCATCATCACGAGCGCGACCATCGACCCCGAGAGCTTCGCCCGCCACTTCGCCGAACCCGACGGCACACCGGCCCCCATCGTCGAGGTCTCGGGCCGCACCTTCCCGGTCGAGGTCCGCTACCGTCCGCTGGCTCCGGATGCTCCCGCCGACGACCCGGCCGACGACGACTACGACGACGCCGACGAGGGCGCAGCCCCCGAGCGCGGCCGCCCCACCAAGCCCCGAGCCGGACGGGGCGACGACCGCCCCGCCGAACCCAAGGACCTCTTCGAGGCCATCGGCGAGGCCCTCGACGAGCTGGCCCGCGAGAAGCCGGGCGACGTGCTCGTCTTCCTCAGCGGCGAGAACGAGATCCGCGACGCCGAGGAGTCCCTCCGCGGGAAGTTCGCCGCGACCGGTGGGGCCGGCCAGACCGAGGTGCTGCCGCTTTACGGGCGGTTGAGCGCCGCCGAGCAGCATCGGGTGTTCCAGCGAAGCAGCACCCCGGGCATCCGTCGCCGCGTGGTGCTCGCCACGAACGTCGCCGAGACGAGCCTCACGGTGCCGGGCATCAAGTACGTCATCGACGCCGGAACCGCGCGCATCAGCCGCTACTCGGTGCGCTCGAAGGTGCAGCGGCTGCCGATCGAGCCGATCTCGCAGGCCAGCGCGAACCAGCGCTCGGGGCGGAGCGGGCGAACGAGCGACGGCATCGCGATCCGGCTCTACTCCGAGGAGGACTACGCCAGGCGGCCCGAGTTCACCGACCCGGAGATCCTGCGCACGAACCTCGCGGCGGTCATCCTGCAGATGATCTCGCTGGGGCTCGGTGACATCGCGTCGTTCCCGTTCCTGCAGCCGCCCGACTCGCGCGGGGTGAAGGACGGGCTCGATCTGCTTTCTGAGCTGGGCGCCGTGCGCAGCACGGCGAAAGGCGGCAGCCCCGCCGGTCGGCAGACCGACGGAGCCGCGGCAGCCTCTGAATCGGGGACTCTTCGAGCCGACCACGTCAAACGCGACCCCGCCCCCCGCCTCACCGCGATCGGCCGCGACCTCGCCCGCCTGCCGATCGAACCCCGCTTCGCCCGCATGGTGGTCGAGTCGAAACAGACGAACACGAGCCGCGAGGTGCTGGCGATCGTCGCGGGCCTGACGATCCAGGACCCGCGCGAGCGCCCGCTCGAGAAGCGCGGCCGCGCCGACGAGCTGCACGCGCGCTTCGCCGACCAGACCAGCGACTTCCTCACCCTGCTGAATCTCTGGAACTACCTCGAGGAGAAGCAGCGCGAGCTCGGCTCGAGCGCGTTCCGGCGCCTCTGCAAGGCCGAGTTCCTGAACTACCTGCGCATCCGCGAGTGGCAGGACGTCTACCGCCAGCTGCGCCAGCTCGCCAAGCCCCTCGGGCTCGAGATCGGCGAGCCGAGCGTGAACCCCGACGGCATCCACCGCTCGATCCTGTCCGGCCTCCTCAGCCAGATCGGCCTGCGCGACCAGGTCAAGCGCGACTACCTCGGCGCCCGCCAGACCCGCTTCTCGATCTTCCCCGGCTCCGCCCTGGCGAAGAAGCAGCCCGCGGCCGTGATGAGCGCCGAGCTCGTCGAGACCAGCCGTCTGTTCGCGCGGATGAACGCCGCCATCGACCCCGGGTGGGCCGAGACCCTGGCGGGCGACCTCGTGAAGCGCAGCTACTCCGAACCGCACTGGGAGAAGAAGCAGGGCGCCGCCGTCGCCTACGAGCGCGTCACCCTGTTCGGCGTGCCGATCGTGGTGCACCGCCGCGTGCAGTTCGCCCGGATCGACCCCGAGTACGCCCGTGAGCTCTTCATCCGGCACGCGCTCGTCGAGGGCGAGTGGGAGTCGCAGCAGGCCTTCGACCGCGCCAACCGGGCCTTCCGCCGCGACCTCGAGCAGCTCGAGGAGCGCAGCCGCCGCCGCGACATCCTGCTCGACGACGAGGCCGTGTTCGAGTTCTACCAGGCCCGCATCCCGCGCGACGTCGTCTCGCAGCGCAGCTTCGAGGGCTGGTGGAAGAAGGCCCGCCACGACGACCCCGAGCTCCTCACGATGACCGTCGAGACGCTGCTGCCCGAGGGTGCGCCCGACGTCGACGAGAGCCAGTTCCCGGCCGAGTGGCATCAGGGCGACCAGCGGCTCGCGCTGTCGTACCGCTTCGAGCCGGGCGCCGCCGACGACGGCGTGACGGCCACCGTGCCGCTCGCGCTGCTGCCGCGACTGAAGCCCGAGGGCTTCGAGGCGCAGGTGCCCGGGCTGCGTCGCGATCTCGTGACGGCGCTCATCCGCTCGATGCCGAAGCGGCTGCGCGTGAACTTCGTGCCCGCCACCGACTGGGCCGGGCGGCTGCTCGACGAGCTCGGCCAGGATGCCGGAGACGACTTCCCCGCCCGCCTCGCCGCCCTGATGTCGAAGCTCGCCCACACCCCCGTCACCGCAGCCGACTTCGACCGCTCGAAGCTCCCCGAGCACCTCCGCGTCACCTTCCGCGTGGTCGACGAGCGCGGACGCACCGTCGGCGCCTCCAAGGACCTCGTCGAGCTCCAGCGCACCCTCTCCGACGCGGCCCGCGCCTCGATCTCGCGCGCGGTGCGCCAGGTCCCGGATGCTCGTCCCGCCGGCAGCCCACGGGGCGACGTCCGGGGCGCCGCTGAGGGCGTCCGACGCGGCTCGGGTCCCGACGCCGTGGCGGCCGCGAGCGGCCCCGGAGCACCGACCTCGGCCGGCGATGCCGCCGGCGCCTTCCGCGAGCGGTCGCAGCTCACCTCCTGGTCGTTCGGAACGCTCCCCCACCACGTCGACACCCGCCAGCACGGCGGCGTGATCCGCGCCTACCCGGCCCTCGTCGACGAGAAGGCGGGCGTCGCGATCCGCCTGATGGCGACTCCCGAGGAGCAGGCCCGGGAGACGCCCGCGGGCATCCGGCGTCTGCTGCTGCTCGCCGTGCCGAGCCCGGCCTCGTACGTGCGGGAGCACCTCACCCAGAACGAGAAGCTGCTGCTCGCGACGAGCCCGTACCAGAACGTCAACGCCCTCTTCGACGACGCGATGCAGGCCTGCGCCGACGAGGCGCTGACCGCCTTGCACCCCGACGGCCTGGTGTGGACGTCGGAGGAGTTCGACGCGGTGCGCGACCGCCTGTCGAAGGCCGTGCTGCCGCTGCTCGACCAGACCGTCGCCACCGTCGTGCGCATCCTGGGCGGCGTGCGCGACGTCGAGAAGGCGATCAAGTCGGTGACGAGCATGGCGCTGCTGCCGGCGATCGCCGACGCCCGCGAGCAGCTGGCCGCCCTGGTGCGCCCCGGCTTCGTCTCGGCGACCGGCCTCGCCCGCCTCGGACACCTGCCCCGCTACCTCGCGGCGATCGTCTACCGCCTCGAGAAGCTGCCCGACAACCCCGCCCGCGACCGCGCCTGGATGACGGAGGTGCAGACCGCGACGGCCCGCCTGATCGACGCCGGCGGCCGCATTCCCCTGGCGCCGCACTCCCCGCCCCGCCTCGTGCGCGCCCGCTGGCTGATCGAGGAGCTCCGCGTCGGCCTCTTCGCCCAACCCCTCGGCACCGTCGAGCCCGCCTCCCTCCAACGCGTCACGAAGCTCCTCGCGGCCCCGTAG